A stretch of Castanea sativa cultivar Marrone di Chiusa Pesio chromosome 2, ASM4071231v1 DNA encodes these proteins:
- the LOC142623426 gene encoding transcription factor bHLH148, whose protein sequence is MASTLISNNVVSNTDRSRKKKKKKIQARDQQLQQHEEDKNHNKWKSEAQQQIYSSKLLQTLSQVHLSPPPPPSATVTATRRGRAVREAADRVLAVAAKGKTRWSRAILTNRLKLKFQKKHRKQQRVVSAPGTSRSPKKPRVSVLRLKGKSLPAVQRKVRVLGRLVPGCRKQPLPVILEEATDYIAALEMQVRAMTTLANLLSGSTSSSSSSSASSSSAPPPPSPSS, encoded by the coding sequence ATGGCGTCAACGCTGATCTCAAACAACGTCGTTTCCAACACTGATCGTTCacgaaagaaaaagaagaagaaaatccaAGCCAGAGATCAACAGCTACAACAACATGAAGAAGataaaaaccacaacaaatggAAATCCGAGGCTCAACAACAAATTTACTCTTCCAAGCTCCTTCAAACTCTCAGCCAAGTCCACCTCagccctcctcctcctccttcggCTACGGTTACGGCTACGCGGCGCGGTCGAGCCGTGCGTGAAGCCGCTGATAGGGTCTTGGCTGTGGCGGCTAAGGGAAAAACACGGTGGAGCAGAGCCATCTTAACGAACCGGCTCAAGCTCAAGTTCCAAAAGAAGCATAGGAAGCAGCAAAGAGTGGTGAGTGCCCCCGGGACTAGCCGGTCGCCCAAGAAGCCTAGAGTGAGCGTGTTGAGGCTAAAGGGGAAGAGCTTACCGGCTGTGCAGAGGAAAGTGCGTGTTTTGGGCCGGTTAGTCCCCGGTTGCCGGAAACAACCCTTGCCGGTGATTCTAGAAGAAGCTACCGATTATATAGCCGCGCTTGAGATGCAAGTCAGAGCCATGACCACCCTCGCCAACCTTCTCTCCGgctccacctcctcctcctcctcctcctccgccaGCTCTAGCTCCGCGCCGCCGCCGCCCTCGCCCTCTAGCTGA